A stretch of the Hyperolius riggenbachi isolate aHypRig1 chromosome 11, aHypRig1.pri, whole genome shotgun sequence genome encodes the following:
- the LOC137537700 gene encoding uncharacterized protein produces the protein MATTSSEPVATKYRARRLQNRIHSTPPSQLCPNSLPKKSIHKNCTPSRSEVTPSKKSNTRGSKSSKGTGVLLPSLSGKKTSGGLSIYSKSKDSESNCKIQKVQNGQHSICDSSLTEQRLFSNHRPKGCLPTSTNPPLFSTVSEVCRVDGREEIKEHIFKESYGSARHSDFLLPGSTMGPVPLKISPVVDSKVMEQVSSVSRQKAHHSTEYKGLSSVVAESSTPFPRSSVELSTTSYNYNRCQLVGLGSPLQLSTSSGEMECCREVTIFKQQRTGSSMASIVSFQPSDHRLPCQNRDRQQECGSLLKQAGRHEESKLMGNDSENPFLGRKESQISNSNTLEGYIEPGGRLPKQKKTGSERVVSGSGDIPPGGITVGISRSRPFCKKGKCKVSSVLCSVSKGSPMEVGRLYGGLGDCKDVCLSANTTFIKSDKEDCPGSGPSNPNSSTLAEEAMVHISEKISSFRSNCFSSSSTPNIAGSSPASGSGKTTPFSLELEWGMLKAKGFSDGLSETLIQSRKKVTRTIYQKAWRVFSEWCLERSCDRDSLTSVLEFLQCGYKKGLSISTLKVQVSAISVYLEKRLAQEDLVIRFFQALKRLKPIIRSRVPAWDLNTVLQGLCESPFEPLTEISDKFLTLKTAFLLAITSARRISELQSLSIKEPYCIISEDRITLRPDAAFLPKVVSSFHRNQEIFLPSFCENPTNDKEKKLHCLDVRRCLLHYLNRTAHWRKTETMASIHHCL, from the exons ATGGCAACAACTTCTTCAGAACCAGTGGCTACTAAATATCGTGCTAGAAGGTTACAGAATAGAATTCACTCAACCCCCCCCTCACAACTTTGTCCTAACTCCTTGCCCAAGAAATCAATCCATAAGAATTGCACTCCAAGCAGAAGTGAGGTCACTCCTTCAAAAAAGAGTAATACGAGAGGTTCCAAGAGTTCAAAGGGAACAGGGGTTTTACTCCCCAGTCTTTCTGGTAAAAAAACCTCAGGGGGATTATCGATTTATTCTAAATCTAAAGACTCTGAATCTAATTGTAAAATACAGAAAGTTCAGAATGGACAACATTCGATCTGTGATTCATCTCTTACAGAGCAACGATTATTTAGCAACCATAGACCTAAAGGATGCTTACCTACATCTACCAATCCACCTCTCTTCTCAACAGTATCTGAGGTTTGCCGTGTGGATGGAAGGGAAG AAATCAAGGAGCATATCTTTAAGGAAAGCTATGGCAGTGCTAGGCATTCTGACTTCCTCCTTCCCGGCAGTACAATGGGGCCAGTTCCACTCAAGATTTCTCCAGTCGTGGATTCTAAGGTCATGGAACAGGTCTCTAGCGTCTCTAGACAAAAAGCTCATCATTCCACAGAATATAAAGGCCTCTCTTCTGTGGTGGCAGAAAGCAGTACACCTTTCCCCAGGTCGTCTGTGGAATTATCCACAACAAGTTACAATTACAACCGATGCCAGCTtgtggggttggggagcccacttcAACTCTCAACCAGCTCAGGGGAAATGGAGTGTTGCAGAGAGGTCACAATCTTCAAACAGCAGAGAACTGGAAGCAGTATGGCAAGCATTGTGTCATTTCAACCATCAGATCACAGACTGCCATGTCAAAATAGAGACAGACAACAGGAGTGTGGTAGCCTTCTTAAACAGGCAGGGAGGCACGAGGAGTCAAAGCTTATGGGAAACGACAGCGAGAATCCTTTTTTGGGCAGAAAAGAATCTCAGATCTCTAACAGCAATACACTTGAAGGGTACATCGAACCAGGTGGCAGATTACCTAAGCAGAAAAAAACTGGATCCGAACGAGTGGTCTCTGGATCAGGAGATATTCCACCAGGTGGCATTACAGTGGGGATATCCAGAAGTAGACCTTTTTGCAAGAAGGGGAAATGCAAAGTGTCATCAGTTCTGTGCTCTGTTTCCAAAGGATCTCCCATGGAAGTTGGACGCCTTTACGGTGGATTGGGGGATTGCAAGGATGTATGCCTTTCCGCCAATACCACTTTTATCAAGAGTGATAAAGAAGATTGTCCAGGATCAGGCCCGAGTAATCCTAATAGCTCCACTTTGGCCGAAGAGGCCATGGTTCACATATCTGAAAAAATTAGCAGTTTCAGATCCAATTGTTTTTCCTCTTCTTCCACACCTAATATCGCAGGGTCCAGTCCAGCATCCGGATCTGGCAAGACTACACCTTTCAGCTTGGAACTTGAATGGGGCATGCTGAAAGCAAAAGGGTTCTCAGATGGCCTATCAGAGACTTTGATACAGAGTAGGAAGAAAGTAACGCGTACAATATATCAAAAAGCCTGGAGGGTATTTAGTGAGTGGTGTTTAGAAAGATCTTGTGACAGGGATTCGCTTACATCAGTTTTGGAATTCCTGCAATGCGGATATAAGAAAGGCCTAAGTATAAGTACACTTAAGGTTCAGGTGTCCGCCATCAGTGTTTATCTAGAAAAACGTCTTGCTCAGGAAGATTTAGTGATACGTTTTTTTCAAGCCTTAAAAAGACTAAAACCTATAATAAGAAGCAGAGTTCCTGCTTGGGACTTAAATACTGTATTACAGGGGTTATGTGAGTCCCCTTTTGAACCTTTAACGGAAATTTCAGACAAATTCCTCACTTTAAAGACAGCCTTCCTATTGGCAATTACGTCAGCTAGAAGAATAAGTGAGCTTCAGTCATTATCAATTAAAGAACCTTACTGTATCATCTCGGAAGATAGAATTACGCTTCGCCCTGATGCGGCTTTTCTACCAAAGGTAGTCTCCTCTTTCcacaggaatcaggaaattttCTTACCTTCCTTCTGTGAGAATCCTACCAATGATAAGGAGAAGAAATTGCATTGTCTCGATGTCAGGAGATGCCTGTTACATTACCTGAATAGAACAGCTCACTGGAGGAAAACagagactatggcctcgattcatcattgtctttga